One Pantoea eucalypti genomic region harbors:
- the msrB gene encoding peptide-methionine (R)-S-oxide reductase MsrB gives MAKDTATDAKIAELTEMQRYVTQQRGTEPPYSGALLHNKQEGIYHCLVCEAPLFLSETKYDSGCGWPSFYQPVSDDAIRYIEDNSHGMQRVEIRCGSCDAHLGHVFPDGPQPTGERYCVNSASLNFTDEQGEQTKG, from the coding sequence ATGGCTAAAGACACCGCAACCGACGCAAAAATCGCCGAGCTGACAGAGATGCAGCGTTATGTGACACAGCAGCGCGGAACGGAACCGCCCTACAGCGGCGCACTGCTCCACAACAAGCAGGAAGGGATTTACCACTGCCTGGTCTGTGAGGCGCCACTCTTTCTCTCTGAGACCAAATATGATTCTGGCTGTGGCTGGCCCAGTTTTTATCAGCCAGTGAGTGATGATGCGATTCGTTACATCGAAGATAACTCACATGGCATGCAGCGTGTTGAGATCCGCTGTGGCAGTTGTGATGCGCATCTGGGGCACGTCTTCCCCGATGGCCCGCAACCGACTGGCGAACGCTACTGTGTTAACTCCGCCTCATTGAATTTTACCGACGAGCAGGGCGAACAGACCAAAGGGTAA
- the pncA gene encoding bifunctional nicotinamidase/pyrazinamidase — protein sequence MKRALIIIDIQNDFCPGGPMAVHEGDHTVEVANRYARMFRENGECVLALQDWHPADHGSFASISGEPVYTLGELNGLAQIWWPDHGIQGSAGADFHPGLDRSLFDATFHKGEDHDVDSYSAFFDNGHRRKTELDSWLRERGITHLVMLGLATDYCVKYSVLDALELGYHVEVVKEGCRGVNLNPEDSEIAFAQMTAQGAILI from the coding sequence ATGAAGCGGGCACTCATCATTATTGATATCCAGAACGATTTTTGCCCAGGCGGCCCAATGGCCGTTCATGAGGGTGACCACACTGTCGAGGTGGCAAATCGTTACGCGCGCATGTTCCGTGAAAACGGTGAGTGCGTTCTGGCCCTGCAGGACTGGCACCCGGCCGATCACGGCAGTTTTGCCTCGATCTCAGGCGAACCGGTTTACACCCTGGGCGAATTAAATGGTCTGGCGCAGATCTGGTGGCCCGATCACGGTATTCAGGGCTCAGCGGGCGCCGATTTTCATCCCGGTCTGGATCGCTCGCTGTTTGATGCGACATTCCACAAAGGCGAAGATCATGATGTCGACAGCTACAGCGCCTTTTTTGACAACGGTCATCGCCGTAAAACCGAACTGGACAGCTGGCTGCGTGAGCGTGGCATTACCCATCTGGTGATGCTGGGGCTGGCGACGGACTACTGCGTGAAATATAGCGTACTGGATGCGCTGGAGCTGGGGTATCACGTTGAGGTGGTCAAAGAGGGTTGCCGCGGAGTGAATCTGAATCCAGAGGACAGTGAGATCGCCTTCGCACAGATGACCGCTCAGGGCGCTATTTTGATTTAA
- the gapA gene encoding glyceraldehyde-3-phosphate dehydrogenase → MTIKVGINGFGRIGRIVFRAAQKRSDIEIVAINDLLDADYMAYMLKYDSTHGRFDGTVEVQDGALVVNGKKIRVTAERDPANLKWDEVGVDVVAEATGIFLTDETARKHITAGAKKVVLTGPSKDDTPMFVRGANFDKYDGQDIVSNASCTTNCLAPLAKVINDKFGIVEGLMTTVHATTATQKTVDGPSHKDWRGGRGASQNIIPSSTGAAKAVGKVLPELNGKLTGMAFRVPTPNVSVVDLTVRLEKAASYKEICAAIKAAAEGEMKDVLGYVEDDVVSTDFNGEILTSVFDAKAGIALNDNFVKLVSWYDNETGYSNKVLDLIALVSAK, encoded by the coding sequence ATGACTATCAAAGTAGGTATCAATGGTTTCGGCCGTATCGGTCGCATCGTTTTCCGTGCTGCTCAAAAGCGTTCTGACATCGAAATCGTTGCTATCAACGACCTGCTGGACGCGGATTACATGGCGTACATGCTGAAGTATGACTCTACTCACGGTCGTTTCGACGGCACCGTAGAAGTTCAGGATGGCGCACTGGTGGTTAACGGTAAAAAAATCCGTGTTACTGCTGAACGTGATCCAGCGAACCTGAAGTGGGATGAAGTGGGCGTTGACGTTGTTGCTGAAGCAACCGGTATCTTCCTGACCGACGAAACCGCACGTAAACACATCACCGCGGGTGCTAAGAAAGTCGTTCTGACCGGTCCATCTAAAGATGACACCCCAATGTTTGTTCGTGGTGCAAACTTCGACAAATATGATGGCCAGGATATCGTTTCTAACGCTTCCTGTACCACCAACTGCCTGGCACCACTGGCCAAAGTGATCAACGACAAGTTCGGCATCGTTGAAGGTCTGATGACCACTGTTCACGCGACCACTGCAACCCAGAAAACCGTTGATGGCCCATCTCACAAAGACTGGCGCGGCGGCCGCGGCGCATCGCAGAACATCATCCCTTCATCAACTGGCGCAGCGAAAGCCGTTGGTAAAGTTCTGCCAGAGCTGAACGGCAAACTGACCGGTATGGCATTCCGCGTACCTACCCCTAACGTTTCCGTTGTTGACCTGACCGTGCGTCTGGAAAAAGCGGCGTCTTACAAAGAAATCTGTGCTGCAATCAAAGCAGCTGCAGAAGGCGAGATGAAAGACGTTCTGGGCTATGTTGAAGATGACGTGGTTTCTACCGACTTCAACGGCGAAATCCTGACTTCAGTGTTTGACGCTAAAGCCGGTATCGCGCTGAACGATAACTTTGTGAAACTGGTTTCCTGGTACGACAACGAAACTGGCTACTCAAACAAAGTTCTCGACCTGATTGCACTGGTTTCTGCTAAATAA
- a CDS encoding D-hexose-6-phosphate mutarotase, with the protein MQDKLFTLPVVNQISPYLTQRQVGELPAIVIGHPKVRAAITLQGAHLIAWQPSGEKPVLWLSDKSLFSPGKAIRGGVPICWPWFGPAGEPAHGFARIQPWKLTAHDENEDGVMLTLVLESNAQTLKLWPHEFTLIARFRLGQHCEIELEAYGDFEATAALHSYFTVSDINGVEVSGLGNSFIDKVNNGEAGSSDGKQRYPGRIDRIFTAAEDCSVINDTADQRQIEVYHHHHSDVVTWNPGVELSCSMSDMANEGYKTMVCVETARISKTLRSAGEKPARLATTFRLKKKAAAGDKVSG; encoded by the coding sequence ATGCAAGATAAGCTGTTTACTCTGCCGGTGGTTAATCAGATTTCCCCTTACCTCACCCAGCGTCAGGTAGGTGAACTCCCGGCGATTGTCATCGGTCACCCTAAGGTTCGGGCTGCGATCACCCTGCAGGGCGCGCACCTGATCGCCTGGCAGCCAAGCGGTGAGAAGCCGGTGCTCTGGCTGAGCGATAAGAGTCTCTTCTCACCGGGCAAAGCAATTCGTGGCGGTGTCCCCATCTGCTGGCCGTGGTTCGGCCCGGCAGGCGAACCGGCACACGGTTTTGCCCGTATTCAGCCGTGGAAGCTGACTGCGCATGATGAGAATGAAGATGGCGTGATGCTGACGCTGGTGCTGGAGAGCAATGCACAGACGCTGAAGCTCTGGCCGCATGAGTTTACCCTGATTGCCCGCTTCCGCCTGGGCCAGCATTGTGAGATCGAACTTGAAGCCTACGGTGACTTCGAAGCGACAGCAGCGCTGCACAGCTACTTCACCGTCAGCGACATCAACGGCGTTGAGGTTTCCGGTCTGGGCAATAGTTTTATCGACAAGGTGAATAACGGCGAGGCTGGCAGCAGCGACGGCAAGCAACGTTATCCGGGACGCATTGACCGTATCTTTACCGCCGCAGAAGATTGCTCGGTGATCAATGATACGGCGGATCAACGGCAGATTGAGGTTTATCACCACCACCACAGTGACGTTGTCACGTGGAATCCAGGTGTGGAACTCTCCTGCAGCATGTCGGACATGGCGAATGAGGGTTATAAAACCATGGTCTGCGTCGAGACGGCGCGCATCAGCAAAACGTTACGCAGCGCAGGTGAGAAGCCAGCACGCCTGGCCACGACTTTCCGCCTGAAGAAGAAAGCCGCAGCGGGCGACAAGGTCAGCGGCTAA
- a CDS encoding YeaC family protein, whose amino-acid sequence MKEQLEAMLASMTPEVYQRLATAVEIGKWPDGVALTQEQRDNCLQLVMMWQARHNDAPQHMTIGKGGEMVMKSKKELKEEFGIDPDVTRIHLH is encoded by the coding sequence ATGAAGGAACAACTTGAAGCAATGCTTGCGTCAATGACACCTGAAGTTTATCAGCGGCTGGCGACGGCGGTTGAGATTGGTAAGTGGCCGGATGGTGTGGCGCTGACTCAGGAGCAGCGTGACAACTGCCTGCAACTGGTAATGATGTGGCAGGCAAGGCACAACGACGCGCCACAGCATATGACCATCGGTAAAGGTGGCGAGATGGTGATGAAGTCGAAAAAAGAACTGAAAGAGGAGTTCGGCATCGACCCGGATGTAACACGGATTCATCTGCACTAA